A stretch of Mya arenaria isolate MELC-2E11 chromosome 14, ASM2691426v1 DNA encodes these proteins:
- the LOC128216405 gene encoding PI-PLC X domain-containing protein 2-like, producing the protein MAESGDGRSDLRNWMGNLPVALHDTRISELAIPGSHDSFSYSLDPKSEIGPDAVPVVWILGRIFAAIIYKWSVTQDCSFREQLVAGVRYFDLRVAPRRTTGKFHFLNTLFGISVEDGVREIFEFLREHDKEVVILDFNHFYDMSDEEHTELIQKLIDICGEKMFVCVEIENLTLSTMWENGLQVIVIYHNKMARDFCQLWPGNDCICSPWPHTTSVTKMVAFLEQTTSTCKPMMFHVAQCVLTPDTCFIMSHLTGGIKGDLAKNANPAALAWLKTKKRGPKGVYIATSTCKQMMFHVAQCVLTPDTWSIIWHPFGGIQEVLAKKANPAGLAWLKTKKRGQKCVNIAMADYVQMDDFTRKVIEMNYV; encoded by the exons ATGGCTGAGAGCGGCGATGGACGATCTGACTTAAGAAACTGGATGGGGAACCTTCCCGTTGCCCTACATGACACGCGCATCTCGGAATTGGCTATCCCTG GCTCACACGATTCCTTCAGCTACAGTTTAGATCCGAAATCCGAGATAGGTCCCGATGCCGTCCCGGTCGTGTGGATTCTTGGAAGGATTTTCGCGGCCATTATCTATAAGTGGAGTGTGACCCAGGACTGTAGCTTCCGGGAGCAGCTGGTCGCCGGCGTCAGGTATTTTGACCTCCGGGTGGCACCCCGGCGGACGACGGGGAAGTTCCACTTTCTCAACACGTTGTTTGGAATCTCGGTCGAAGATGGCGTTAGAGAAATTTTCGAATTCCTCAGAGAACATGACAAAGAAGTGGTGATTCTGGATTTCAACCATTTCTATGACATGTCTGATGAAGAACACACTGAGCTTATACAGAAGTTGATAGATATATGTGGAGAAAAGATGTTTGTGTGTGTTGAAATAGAAAACCTAACGCTTAGTACGATGTGGGAGAATGGTCTACAAGTCATCGTCATTTATCATAATAAG ATGGCCAGAGACTTTTGCCAGCTATGGCCAGGAAACGATTGTATCTGCTCACCATGGCCGCACACCACGAGCGTCACCAAAATGGTGGCTTTCCTTGAGCAGACGACGTCAACGTGCAAGCCGATGATGTTCCATGTGGCCCAATGTGTTCTTACACCGGATACATGCTTCATCATGAGTCATCTGACAGGAGGTATCAAGGgagacctcgccaaaaatgcgAACCCTGCTGCCCTCGCTTGGTTAAAGACAAAGAAGAGAGGACCAAAAGGTGTTTATATTGCGACGTCAACGTGCAAGCAGATGATGTTCCATGTGGCCCAATGTGTTCTTACACCGGATACATGGTCCATCATTTGGCATCCGTTCGGAGGTATCCAGGAGGTCCTCGCCAAAAAGGCGAACCCTGCCGGCCTCGCTTGGTTAAAGACAAAGAAGAGAGGacaaaaatgtgttaatattgCGATGGCGGACTATGTGCAGATGGATGACTTTACGAGAAAGGTTATAGAAATGAACtatgtttag
- the LOC128216407 gene encoding PI-PLC X domain-containing protein 2-like — protein sequence MAESGDGRSDLRNWMGNLPVALHDTRISELAIPGSHDSFSYSLDPKSEIGPDAVPFVQFLGRIGAACIYKWSVSQDFSFREQLVAGVRYFDLRVAPRRTTGKFHFLHTLFGISVEDGVREIFDFLREHDKEVVILDFNHFYDMSDEKHTELIQKLIDICGEKMCVFVGIENLTLSTMWENGLQVIVIYHNKMARDFCQLWPGNDCIFSPWPHTTSVTKMVAFLEQTTSTCKPMMFHVAQCVLPPDTCFIMSHLTGGIKGDLAKNANPAALAWLKTKKRGPKGVNIAMADYMQMDDFTRKVIEMNYV from the exons ATGGCTGAGAGCGGCGATGGACGATCTGACTTAAGAAACTGGATGGGGAACCTTCCCGTTGCCCTACATGACACGCGCATCTCGGAATTGGCTATCCCTG GCTCACACGATTCCTTCAGCTACAGTTTAGATCCGAAATCCGAGATAGGTCCCGATGCCGTCCCGTTCGTGCAATTTCTTGGAAGGATTGGTGCGGCCTGTATCTATAAGTGGAGCGTGTCCCAGGATTTTAGCTTCCGGGAGCAGCTGGTCGCCGGCGTCAGGTATTTTGACCTCCGGGTGGCACCCCGGCGGACGACGGGGAAGTTCCACTTTCTCCACACGTTGTTTGGGATCTCGGTCGAAGATGGTGTTAGAGAAATTTTCGATTTCCTAAGAGAACATGACAAAGAAGTAGTGATTCTGGATTTCAACCATTTCTATGACATGTCTGATGAGAAACACACTGAGCTTATACAGAAGTTGATAGATATATGTGGAGAAAAgatgtgtgtgtttgttggaATAGAAAACCTAACGCTTAGTACGATGTGGGAGAATGGTCTACAAGTCATCGTCATTTATCACAATAAG ATGGCCAGAGACTTTTGCCAGCTATGGCCAGGAAACGATTGTATCTTCTCACCATGGCCGCACACCACGAGCGTCACCAAAATGGTGGCTTTCCTTGAGCAGACGACGTCAACGTGCAAGCCGATGATGTTCCATGTGGCCCAATGTGTTCTTCCACCGGATACATGCTTCATCATGAGTCATCTGACAGGAGGTATCAAGGgagacctcgccaaaaatgcgAACCCTGCTGCCCTCGCTTGGTTAAAGACAAAGAAGAGAGGACCAAAAGGTGTTAATATTGCGATGGCGGACTATATGCAGATGGATGACTTTACGAGAAAGGTTATAGAAATGAACtatgtttag
- the LOC128217858 gene encoding PI-PLC X domain-containing protein 2-like: protein MAECGDGRFDFRNWMGNLPVALHDTPISELAIPGSHNSFSYSLDPKSEIGPDADSAVRLLGGIGAAIIYKWSVTQDCSFRDQLVAGVRYFDLRVAPRRTTGKFHFLHTLFGISVEDGVREIFEFLREHDKEVVILDFNHFYDMSDEKHTELIQKLIDICGEKICLFVGIENLTLSTMWENGLQVIVVYHNKMAGDCCQLWPGHDCIRAPWPNTPSVTKMVAYLEQTTCTCRPVMFHVTQCILTADTGFIMSHLTGGVKGDLAKKANPAALAWLKTKKRGPQGVNIVIADYVQMDDFTRKVIEINYV from the exons ATGGCTGAGTGCGGCGATGGACGGTTTGACTTTAGGAACTGGATGGGAAACCTTCCGGTCGCCCTACATGACACACCTATCTCGGAATTGGCTATCCCTG GTTCACACAATTCCTTCAGCTACAGTTTAGATCCGAAATCCGAGATAGGTCCCGATGCTGACTCGGCCGTGCGGCTTCTGGGAGGGATTGGCGCGGCCATTATCTATAAGTGGAGTGTGACCCAGGACTGTAGCTTCCGGGATCAGCTGGTCGCCGGCGTCCGGTATTTTGACCTCCGGGTGGCACCCCGGCGGACGACCGGGAAGTTCCACTTTCTCCACACGTTGTTTGGAATCTCGGTCGAAGATGGCGTTAGAGAAATTTTCGAATTCCTCAGAGAACATGACAAAGAAGTAGTGATTCTTGATTTCAACCATTTCTATGACATGTCTGATGAGAAACACACTGAGCTTATACAGAAGTTGATAGATATATGTGGAGAAAAGATCTGCCTGTTTGTTGGTATAGAAAACCTAACGCTTAGTACGATGTGGGAGAATGGTCTACAAGTCATCGTCGTTTATCATAATAAG ATGGCCGGAGACTGTTGCCAGCTATGGCCAGGACACGATTGTATCCGCGCACCATGGCCCAACACCCCGAGCGTCACCAAAATGGTGGCTTACCTTGAGCAGACGACGTGCACGTGCAGGCCGGTGATGTTCCATGTGACCCAGTGTATTCTTACAGCGGATACAGGCTTCATCATGAGTCATCTGACCGGAGGTGTCAAGGGGGACCTCGCCAAAAAGGCGAACCCTGCCGCCCTCGCTTGGTTAAAGACAAAGAAGAGAGGGCCACAAGGTGTTAATATTGTGATTGCGGACTATGTCCAGATGGATGACTTTACGAGAAAAGTTATAGAAATTAACTATGTTTAG
- the LOC128217857 gene encoding L-threonine ammonia-lyase-like, translating to MANNLTLADITSAAEVLKESPDVVRTPLLRQVQGMWPTIDQTTDLYLKLENMQTTGSFKIRGVTNQMEHLPSEVKDGSTCAVTFSAGNYGKAFAHCMSRKGLKGLVLLPHTAPEDRVKMIQSYGLEALKVPSSEIEDHVADHVAKGYILLHSFDDIHLVQGYGSIALEILAEVPDPDIVVVCCGGAGLVAGVAAGIRLAGCDKCRVYAVEPTGAPTLFESFKAGYAVKIPSVKSVATGLMPPSTGKVPYMLCQKYLEDVLLVTDDELLMGMRHLYDRGLKVEPAGAAAFTALLQARIPDTSGKKVVIVVTGGNITPPELAKLIG from the exons ATGGCGAATAACCTGACGCTGGCGGACATCACGAGTGCAGCGGAAGTGTTGAAAGAGAGTCCAGATGTGGTCCGGACGCCATTACTACGCCAAGTGCAGGGCATGTGGCCGACCATCGACCAGACCACGGACCTCTACCTCAAACTGGAAAACATGCAGACAACAG GGTCATTCAAGATCCGAGGCGTGACGAACCAGATGGAGCATCTGCCTTCGGAAGTGAAGGACGGCAGCACGTGCGCCGTGACGTTTTCCGCGGGAAACTACGGCAAGGCGTTCGCCCACTGCATGAGCAGGAAAGGACTTAAGGGGCTGGTCCTCTTGCCGCACACAGCGCCGGAAGATCGCGTGAAAATGATCCAG AGTTACGGGTTGGAGGCCCTGAAGGTGCCCTCGAGCGAGATCGAGGATCACGTTGCGGACCATGTCGCGAAGGGCTACATACTGCTACATTCCTTCGATGACATCCATCTCGTGCAGGGATATGGAAG TATAGCGCTTGAGATACTTGCCGAAGTACCTGACCCTGACATTGTAGTAGTGTGCTGTGGCGGCGCGGGGCTTGTTGCAGGGGTGGCTGCGGGGATCCGCCTCGCCGGATGTGACAAATGCCGTGTGTACGCAGTTGAACCCACCGGAG CACCAACACTTTTCGAAAGTTTCAAGGCTGGTTATGCTGTGAAAATTCCGTCGGTCAAGTCTGTAGCCACCGGTCTTATGCCTCCGTCAACGG GTAAAGTACCGTATATGTTGTGCCAGAAGTACCTTGAGGATGTTCTGCTGGTGACGGACGACGAGCTGCTCATGGGCATGCGGCACCTGTATGACCGAGGCCTCAAGGTTGAGCCTGCTGGAGCCGCCGCCTTCACTGCCCTCCTACAAGCACGAATCCCCGACACTTCAGGCAAGAAAGTGGTCATCGTCGTTACCGGTGGGAATATCACGCCGCCGGAGCTCGCAAAGTTGATAGGATGA
- the LOC128217856 gene encoding uncharacterized protein LOC128217856 gives MASKNKRTGNTYTQLSALKCGTVVDVYGVVCFVKPTYKTRGSDYCTMISIVDQSLKGVDEKLKCLLFGSEEKLPSPDVGDIIRFHRLMINMFRDNLQGQNRPGFSWLVFSGDPSLPLEPKSASSNSYTFNEKDKDKVTELRMWAHKKQELQQSLCQICDVAAGCYFDLFCQVVRTAVLEADVARLLTVWDGTQSIYTVREMSADHQLQDLKTDDHLRKQARGFMYDVTVFDDHYHSSANIKAGDFVKFVNLHAPEYQPPNQPYSPTVELVLHRGNSYSRCVRVVPPDFPLLEDMKKMFDVIAIDNDNSEEDDVGETENTAEQCEPENVGGHSINNSKFLLQQSNEKLDVSKAPYTKTLNGEKNEEDAVDRKLRSSDKGKRPMNPKLTNGPKTCCPNKRDAVVILPKSSANSSSVEEVNNENFTKEINSNSTISKNNFKKPTASTKVQFNVDSPSTEKDDQLKDTRSFRFKRQPLGKSKDHNDNEPDNKKRKIDTCSETRIAASQKNTQDESHVFSTANETEESLILSCEMSQAYSTQAEDLSQVSQLVNVGTESQSQCLSELESQSSDRVPPSREMSGRSIKDSGVVGKGSQRLGDMDMTDSSGFRRCILQTNTVILGHPNIARSTLRVVLDHSVPYKFCVRAQVLDYHPKPDTVTDFVHLYCSQCHYLSPHPDKDKGKGKGDNSELSVGSTFQGVPHYSCPKCLENRASLSGLESPPHLTYIYAMRLILRDDTGMVMVNIWKDDAVQFFHDVTPIQLLGKTVSFDLIKDSLAQICPQEVEPINRPWIECCLRSHSNQHGTFFQIFDTTIV, from the exons ACTACTGCACAATGATCAGTATAGTTGATCAATCATTGAAAGGTGTGGATGAGAAGCTGAAATGTTTGCTGTTTGGCAGCGAGGAGAAGTTGCCCAGTCCCGATGTAGGAGATATCATCCGTTTCCACAGGCTCATG ATTAACATGTTTAGGGACAACCTGCAGGGTCAGAATCGCCCAGGCTTCTCGTGGCTTGTGTTTTCAGGGGATCCTAGCCTGCCGTTGGAACCCAAGTCAGCATCATCCAATAGCTACACGTTCAATGAGAAAGATAAGGATAAG GTGACCGAGCTGCGTATGTGGGCACACAAGAAACAGGAGCTCCAGCAGAGCCTCTGTCAGATCTGTGACGTGGCTGCAGGATGCTACTTCGACCTCTTCTGTCAA GTTGTTCGTACTGCAGTGCTGGAGGCTGATGTGGCCAGACTGTTGACTGTCTGGGATGGTACACAGTCCATTTA CACTGTTCGTGAGATGTCAGCTGACCACCAACTACAAGACTTGAAGACTGATGACCATCTGAGGAAACAGGCCCGGGGATTCATGTATGATGTCACTGTGTTTGATGACCATTATCACAGCTCGGCAAATATCAAG GCAGGAGACTTTGTGAAGTTTGTTAACCTGCATGCACCAGAATACCAGCCCCCGAATCAGCCTTACAGTCCTACAGTAGAGTTAGTCCTACACAGGGGTAACTCTTACAGCAGGTGTGTCAGAGTCGTCCCCCCTGACTTTCCTTTACTGGAagacatgaaaaaaatgtttgatgtaATCGcaattgataatgataatagtgaagAGGATGATGTTGGTGAAACTGAAAATACTGCGGAACAATGTGAACCTGAAAATGTTGGTGGACATTCTATTAATAATTCCAAATTTCTATTACAGCAAAGTAATGAGAAACTTGATGTTTCAAAAGCTCcatatacaaaaacattaaatgggGAAAAAAATGAGGAAGATGCTGTTGATAGAAAACTTAGAAGTTCCGACAAAGGGAAGAGGCCAATGAATCCAAAGCTGACAAATGGGCCTAAAACCTGTTGTCCAAACAAGAGAGATGCTGTGGTTATATTACCTAAATCCAGTGCAAATTCTTCCAGCGTTGAAGAGgttaataatgaaaatttcACAAAAGAGATAAATTCTAACAGTACTATTTCtaagaataacttcaaaaaacCAACAGCTTCAACAAAAGTACAGTTTAATGTTGATAGTCCTTCTACAGAGAAAGATGATCAGTTAAAGGACACAAGGTCATTCAGATTTAAAAGACAGCCTCTAGGGAAGAGTAAAGACCACAATGATAATGAACCGGacaataaaaagagaaaaattgACACATGCAGTGAAACTAGAATAGCAGCGTCACAGAAAAATACCCAAGATGAGAGTCATGTATTTAGTACAGCAAATGAAACAGAAGAATCTTTAATATTATCATGTGAAATGTCTCAAGCATACAGCACTCAGGCTGAAGACCTCTCTCAGGTGTCACAACTGGTGAATGTAGGAACAGAATCTCAGAGTCAGTGCTTAAGTGAGTTGGAATCTCAGTCCTCAGATAGAGTACCGCCTTCAAGAGAAATGAGTGGAAGATCTATAAAGGACAGTGGAGTGGTTGGGAAAGGCAGTCAAAGATTGGGGGATATGGACATGACAGATTCTTCTGGCTTTAGGAGATGTATCCTGCAGACCAACACGG TGATCTTAGGTCACCCAAACATAGCTAGGAGCACCCTTCGAGTGGTGCTGGACCACAGTGTACCATACAAGTTCTGTGTGAGAGCCCAGGTTTTAGACTACCACCCAAAGCCTGATACAGTGACAGACTTTGTCCACCTGTATTGCTCACAGTGCCATTATCT AAGTCCACATCCTGATAAAGACAAAGGGAAAGGAAAAGG GGATAACAGTGAGCTATCAGTTGGGAGCACATTCCAGGGTGTGCCTCACTACTCCTGTCCAAAGTGTCTGGAAAACAGAGCATCACTCTCAG GTCTGGAGTCACCACCCCACCTGACCTACATCTATGCCATGAGGCTCATATTGCGAGATGACACAGGCATGGTTATGGTCAACATCTGGAAGGATGACGCT GTCCAGTTCTTTCATGATGTCACACCAATCCAGCTACTTGGTAAGACTGTGAGTTTTGACCTCATCAAGGACTCCCTGGCCCAGATTTGCCCTCAAGAAGTAGAACCAATCAACCGACCTTGGATAGAATGCTGTCTGCGTTCACATAGCAACCAACATGGAACATTCTTCCAGATATTTGACACAACAATTGTGTAG